ATTTGGGGAGGTGGGTTTTGGTTTGTTAGCAGCTGTGGGTCCAAGAAGAAACTGTTGAGatccacactctgcctcaacgatttggggctaagtgctctggtcaaaaGAGAGGGTGGGGCTAGAGGGGCAAtcgacgcgaagaatggagacaagacagggtgtgtggtcaggtttCCAGTCTccagtctctagtctcctttattgaagggaaatctggggtatttatacgcttttgccacgtgccttgtaggtgcgtggataccacatgccttgcaggtgttgatatgacgtaagccttacaggcttggataccacgtgcaccttacaggcatatatggcctggatagcacgtggacagcacgtgaaccgcatgccttgcaggcgtgactaccacgtgtgccttgcagctgggggcagtaaacagcaaaacaaaatatgatggatatcagagtgtgcttcagctgttgtaggctgttgaaaaacaagtctcaggtcagggtatatggttccagatgctgcaaagttgatctagccgctttctactaaagttggctcccaacaagaaacaaaaggaaggaaattagattcagggattttcctaattcctttctcatctctatctctgtttctctcctatctagtgttagggggtgaaACCAGGGGGAAAAGGGTAGaaggaagaacccacaaagtagcaaagaccagctacaccCTATCATGCTGGGATACCTTGCCCTCAATTTAACAAGTGAGTTTACAGGGTGCCTTTGGGCCCTCTGCATGTGACCTCTTGATCcattgagttctctctctctctctctctctctctctctgcctttctctgtctctactccctaaactcccttccctttgccctgaataaactctattctgtactatactgtgtgactggtccctgaaggggaaggggaagggatgcctcagcatgggccccaagaggcacccccttccctcaCACCTTACTgtacctccaccaaacatattccttctctccttatctttttataaaacacaacccCCAGTGatcctgatcctcttgccccaGCATCCTGAATGTTGAGTTTTCAGGCATGTGGCATTCAGCCTGGCTATTTTAGTCTTCCAATCTGAAGACCACCCACAGAAATCCGACAGGAGGGGACTAGCCTGCTTGGGCTAAgtattccttcccccttctttaCCTGTGGGTAGAAGCCACAACCCTACCCTGACCTGTTGTTACAGCTGCTTGCTCCTTCTCTGTCAGGAGAGGCCCCAAACTGACCCTTGACCCTTGAGGCCAGGAATGCCTGTCCATTCCAGTTAAGGTCTCTATAACCGGTGGGTTTCCTGTTTCCATGGCAGAGTCACATATGGTGAAGCTGGATGAACAGCCTGACTTTTCACATCAGACGAAGAAGTGATTTAATCGTCCTGGGCCACTGAGACAGCTCATCAGGTAAAGTCTGACACCGGAcccatccctggaacccaggTAAAGGGAGAAAGAGTTAACACGCTCAGAAAGTAATAAAActtataaagagataaaaaaaaaatgcccccaaacttaatgcctttctctcctttctacctGGGTTCTTGAATTAGGGTCAAACCCAGCAGCTGCAGGCTCATTAGAGCATGTCCCCTTTAATCCAGGCAGTGCTGAGCCAGGCCTTCCAGTCCACACACTGAGCTAGCCAGCTGTCCCACTCTGCTTGAAAATGGCGGGGGAGGAAGAGGGTGGTGTGGAGGAGGGAGACATATTCCTAGCATTTGCCCAGGGCCCCACTCCTCCTCGGGGGCCCTTTCGGCGGGCTTTGGACAAAATCTTCCTCACCTTCTTGGTCCTCTTCCTGACCCTGCTGATGCTGGAGGCTGCTTACAAACTGCTGTGGCCACTGCCATGGGCCAAGTTTCAGCACTGGCTCCTGAGGACCCCTGAGGAGGAGGCAGCTCTGGAACTGTGAGCATCTTCTTATAGACAACCTGTCCTGGCTACTGAGGTGAGAAAGGAGAGGTTAGAGAGATTGGGGTGGAAGAGATAGTTAAGGCCAACACTCTTAAGATTATCTttatctgcatgtctgtctgtgggtgTGATGTGCACATGGGTTCAGGTGTCCACAGAATGTGTTGGATCCCCAGGGGCTAGAATTACAGGAGGCTGTGAGTCACCTGAAGTGGgtactgcaacacacacacacacacacacacacacacacacacacacctacctttaTATACATGTGGTATATAAGTGTAATTTCAGAACCCACATATGAGAGAATACAGGGGGTAATTTTTCCTTTTGAATAACTTATTTTGCTTAAGaatgtatttcatttctttttgttttcctgcaAGTATCATGGTTGAAGTTTTCTTCCCAGCTGTAAGACTCCATCGTATATCTGTACCACAGTTTGTCTGTTTTAGGGGCCGGCTGGCTTCTTCCATTCTTTTGGCTATTGTGATCActgcagcaataaacatggatgtacatgtgtctctgtggtgCTCTGCCTTAGGTTTCTTCGAGTATCTATCCAGGAGCGATACAGCTGGGACATGTTAGGTCTTAGGCTGTGCATATATACAGAAATGAGTCTTGGCCCACCTCAAACTGGACTCTAGAAGTGTCTCTGGCAGTTAAAGGCCAGAATTCCCCTAGAAACTTGTGAAACAGGTTCCTGTCTGCAGAAAGGATTTGTTTCCCTTGCATCTGGAAAAAGGGACATACGGCTCAGCAGTGACTTATGTCTGGGGTGCCTCTCAGCATCAGAGCCCACGCCTTCTAGTTCCTAGTCACCTTATCCACTGTTTCAAAGACCCCACACTGGCATCCTCCTTCCTGAGACTCCCAGCCCTGCTCCAGGTTAGAACCTTCCTAATCCCAactccacatacataaaagtatcCCAGATACATAAAATTACTTTGAGCTGTTGACAAGAACAGAATGGATCAAACAATGTGAAATGTAGGGTCAttggatcccatttcagatggctgtgagccactgtgtggttgctgggaattgaactcaggacctctggaagagcagtcagtggtcataaccactgaaccatttctccagtctcttcacttctctcttgAATCCCCCTCTCACTCCTAGGGaagcttttgtgtttttgtttgagacagggtttctctgtgtagccctggctgtcctggaactcactctgtagactaggctggcctcagagatctgcctgccattgcctccggagtactgggattaaaggcgtgggccaccactgcccagcgtccAGGGAAGCTTTTATTCCCCCAAGCTGATTCTATTTCCCggtctcttttgttttgtgattcaGTTTAATTGGGGTTATTTGCAGGAGTACACctaggggttacttacaggagctcCCTGGATGTACCAGGGCAGAAAAAGactccctcaacaattaattgctAATAGCTCTTTAGAGATGGGTGGGGATCCTCCTGagcccctttcctcatttctgaTGGAATCTTGACAGCCCTTACCTGGCGCAGGTAACCTGGGCTTCTGTGAGTTGGTCAGTGCCATAAGCCAGCCTTGTCCAGATGACAGCATTTCACAGaacttttcttctttcacttcctaactcccccactcccccaccccattctTCCATTTCCTTCAGCTTGCTGTCAGTTTTTATAAcgattaactttaaaaatacacttattttactttatgtgtatggatgaCTGTCTGCATGAATGTTCACCACACACAAGCCTATTGTATTTCCTGGAACTAggattacagatggttttgagtcacACTAGGCAGGTGCTGGAAACAGCCtacaagagcaacaggtgctcttaaaGGCCTcagcaggcacctgcactcatgtccTGCCTGTAGAGACTTACACtggcacacacataaaacagaatATAAACAATTGTGAACCTTCATGATGGGGAACCTTCATTTCAGGCATACACTCAgggaaatccatttttttttttttttcagtatagaatagagtttattcagggcatggggaggagagttgacagggtaggggagagagagagagagagagagagagagagaagaggagaggagaggagaggagaggagaggagaggagaggagaggagaggagaggagaagagaagagaagagaagagaagaggccagccatgaccacgtggagagataaggggggaaggaaatggggagaggggtaAGAGTCGAGAGGACAGAGCCCGGAGCAAGTTGGCAAGAGCAAGAGATGGGGGAAACCCATTTTGAGAAACCCAAGGACATGAAAATTAAATCCTTCATTATCTCTAGAGCCCTTGGAGagctccccctacccccaccccaattGAAATGCTGTAAGTCCAGAAGACATGACAGGAGGCGAGGAGGGTGGGTTTAAGTTTGAAGTTCGGGTCCTCTGAGAGCAGCTGGGCTTCATGCTTGGTCCTGCAAATTGGCAAGATGCCCACCACCGAGGAAGGCAGGCAGCGGTGATGCGGTCTCCCCGCAAAGGGTGTTGACTTATCAGGCTTCCTCAGCAGCACACCTGCGGAGCTCGCCTCCCTGCCTGGGCCCGGCGAGCATCACAGTGGTTttccccccctcttccttttctccgcAGCTGTCCAGGAGGAAGAGACACCCCGCGGGATTTTACGAGCCGCATTTCGTTTCCCAGCGCTCCCAGCGGCAGCTTGCACGGCTTCTCCCCAAGCCCGCGCCAGGTTACCCCGCGCTCCACCTCCTGCCCTGCAAACCCCCGCCGTGAAGCACTGCCTTCTGTACTGTCAGGACGACCCTCGGAGAAACTGAGGGCCCACGGTTCCCACCAGGGTCCTCGGTCATTACGTCAGTGGTGCAGACTGAGCTGCCAGTCGCCGACtgcaataataacaatatctcaagCGAGCAGCATGCTGAGTTcaattgtatgcatgtgtgtgcatgcgtgtgtgcacctGACCCAGGAGGCCGGGGCTGGACAGCCTCGAGGGGCGCGTCGCCTCCAGGCGGTGGAACACGGGGCTCGAGGGAGAGCAACGTAGGGGAGTTCCAGGCTTACACCAACCcaggacaggaaaagaaaatattttatttctttccctgGAGCTCTGCACAGCCATAGAAACGCTAGCTCCTTAGGTACCTGGTTGGGGTTCCTTCCACCCGATGGCGTGGGGTGGTGGAGGCAGGTCTGAGGCAGGAAGTTTCTGATTGGCCGAGTGGCTCCGGCAAGAGCCGGTGCAAAGAGCTCCACGCCTGGCCGAGCAGGCCGGTGCCGTACGGCAACGTGGCGCGCCCCATCTACCTGGTTCTAGGCCACGCCCCCTCGGGCGTCAGCGCACCCGGAGCGGCAGCCTAGGTGGGCGGGCCAAGCGTCACTTCCGGTTCCAAGAGCCCTGAGTTCCGTGCAGCAATATGGCCG
The sequence above is drawn from the Arvicanthis niloticus isolate mArvNil1 chromosome 20, mArvNil1.pat.X, whole genome shotgun sequence genome and encodes:
- the Smim40 gene encoding small integral membrane protein 40, whose product is MAGEEEGGVEEGDIFLAFAQGPTPPRGPFRRALDKIFLTFLVLFLTLLMLEAAYKLLWPLPWAKFQHWLLRTPEEEAALEL